The following proteins are co-located in the Paludibaculum fermentans genome:
- a CDS encoding alginate export family protein, which translates to MLCYARFILVLPLLGAGLGAQATAQPAPPFKAQRSDEDYSYLKDPSRRQDDLDLLKYIPLSADGDSYVSLGGEVRERFEFFNNGGWGREPKDTNGYLLQRYMFHADFHLGSRIRFFGQFKSGLENGRNGGPRPPDADKADVQQAFLEAQLTGSPKEGVALRVGRQEISFGTSRLVSFREGPNVRQTFDGARLTVLQAGWRLDLFATKPVETNRGAFDDSPDHARSFWGTYAVHKLPVLPKGNIDLYYFGIDRRLARFDAGAGREQRHSAGARIWGSTEAWDYNIEPVFQWGRFGAGDIRAWTVASDTGYHLSSVRFHPRIGLKADAASGDHHPGDGRLGTFNAMFPKGAYFSEADLLGPYNVMDLHPSMELHLLKNLSLTMDGDFFWRQSTRDGVYGIAANLLQTGRTATARFIGSHTSAQAEWRLDRHWSVTGMYLHFFPGEFLRQAPPARNVNFVAVWTTYKF; encoded by the coding sequence ATGCTTTGCTACGCGCGGTTCATCCTGGTGTTACCCCTGCTGGGCGCGGGGCTGGGTGCGCAGGCAACAGCGCAGCCGGCCCCGCCGTTCAAAGCACAGCGGTCCGACGAGGACTACAGCTACCTGAAAGACCCCAGCCGGCGGCAGGATGATCTGGATCTGCTGAAGTACATTCCACTCTCGGCGGACGGCGACAGCTATGTTTCGCTGGGCGGCGAGGTGAGGGAGCGTTTTGAGTTCTTCAACAATGGCGGCTGGGGCCGTGAGCCGAAGGACACCAACGGCTACTTGCTGCAGCGCTACATGTTCCACGCCGACTTCCACCTGGGCAGCCGGATCCGTTTCTTTGGCCAGTTCAAAAGCGGACTGGAGAATGGCCGCAACGGTGGCCCGCGTCCGCCCGACGCCGACAAAGCCGATGTGCAGCAGGCCTTCCTGGAGGCGCAACTGACAGGGTCCCCCAAGGAAGGCGTGGCGCTGCGCGTGGGCCGTCAGGAGATTTCCTTCGGCACTTCGCGGCTGGTATCGTTCCGGGAAGGGCCGAACGTGCGCCAGACCTTTGATGGCGCGCGCCTCACGGTTCTGCAGGCCGGGTGGCGCCTCGATCTCTTCGCGACCAAGCCCGTGGAGACCAACCGCGGCGCCTTCGACGATTCGCCGGATCATGCTCGCTCCTTCTGGGGCACGTATGCCGTTCACAAGCTGCCCGTGTTGCCGAAGGGCAACATCGACCTCTACTATTTCGGGATCGACCGCCGGTTGGCGCGCTTCGATGCCGGCGCGGGCCGCGAGCAGCGCCATTCCGCGGGCGCCCGCATCTGGGGCAGCACCGAAGCCTGGGACTACAACATAGAGCCGGTGTTCCAGTGGGGCCGGTTCGGCGCCGGCGACATCCGCGCCTGGACCGTTGCCTCCGATACCGGCTACCACCTGAGCAGCGTCCGGTTTCACCCGCGCATCGGCCTGAAAGCGGATGCCGCCAGCGGCGACCACCACCCCGGCGACGGCAGGCTTGGCACCTTCAACGCCATGTTCCCCAAGGGCGCCTACTTCAGCGAGGCCGACCTGCTGGGTCCTTACAACGTGATGGATCTGCACCCGTCGATGGAACTGCACCTGTTGAAGAACCTTTCACTCACCATGGATGGCGATTTCTTCTGGAGACAGAGCACGCGGGATGGGGTCTACGGCATCGCCGCGAACCTGCTGCAGACGGGAAGGACGGCGACAGCCCGGTTTATCGGCTCGCACACCAGCGCCCAGGCGGAATGGCGGCTCGACCGCCACTGGAGTGTCACCGGCATGTACCTGCATTTCTTCCCGGGCGAGTTTCTGAGGCAGGCTCCGCCTGCGCGCAATGTGAACTTCGTGGCGGTTTGGACCACCTACAAGTTTTGA
- a CDS encoding DoxX family membrane protein: MIQRLIYPPFLAGRAGLALLLLRLFVGAAFLFHGGGKASDVSAFAAEFQIPVALAALAAYTQLAGAVLLILGLAAPAGAAAIAGTMAVATMKLMARGEVFVSPHGHSYEASFFYFTTACALLLLGPGAYSIDGLFLPRFGFVTGRSAHPQNT, translated from the coding sequence ATGATCCAGCGTCTCATCTACCCACCCTTCCTGGCCGGACGCGCGGGCCTGGCGTTGCTTCTTCTGCGTCTGTTCGTGGGAGCGGCCTTCCTCTTCCACGGCGGCGGTAAAGCCTCCGACGTCTCGGCCTTTGCGGCGGAGTTCCAAATTCCCGTAGCGCTGGCGGCGCTGGCTGCCTACACCCAACTGGCTGGTGCGGTGCTGCTGATTCTCGGCCTGGCGGCGCCGGCCGGCGCGGCAGCCATCGCCGGGACAATGGCCGTGGCGACCATGAAGCTGATGGCGCGCGGCGAAGTCTTCGTCAGCCCCCATGGCCACAGCTACGAAGCTTCGTTCTTCTATTTCACGACTGCCTGCGCGCTGCTGCTGCTTGGGCCCGGCGCCTATTCCATAGACGGACTGTTCCTGCCGCGTTTCGGCTTCGTCACCGGCCGTTCGGCGCATCCTCAAAACACTTAG
- a CDS encoding alpha/beta hydrolase, translating into MTAQELGFRHRFVPGVKGGPPVTLVLLHGTGGTEDDLISLGRELLPGAALLSPRGKVLENGMPRFFRRLAEGVFDQKDLALRTTELSRFVEAAKESYGLQDNTTIAVGYSNGANIAASVLLTVPGVFQGAVLLRAMVPFVPSAPPDLQGAAVLLAAGERDPIVETGNTDLLQSILDSAGAQVTLYRHPGGHELGHDDLLAARRWLAGWLGSHAQAAG; encoded by the coding sequence ATGACGGCCCAGGAGTTAGGTTTCCGCCATCGCTTTGTACCCGGCGTAAAGGGCGGCCCCCCGGTGACGCTGGTGCTGCTGCATGGCACGGGGGGGACCGAAGACGACCTCATCAGCCTCGGCCGGGAGCTCCTGCCGGGGGCCGCCCTGCTGAGCCCGCGCGGCAAGGTACTGGAGAACGGGATGCCCCGCTTCTTCCGCCGCCTGGCGGAGGGCGTTTTCGATCAGAAGGATCTGGCGCTTCGCACCACCGAGCTCAGCCGGTTTGTCGAGGCCGCGAAGGAATCCTACGGCCTCCAGGACAACACCACGATTGCCGTCGGCTATTCCAACGGCGCCAATATCGCGGCCAGTGTGCTGCTGACGGTGCCTGGAGTGTTCCAGGGCGCCGTCCTGTTGCGGGCCATGGTGCCGTTCGTCCCTTCGGCCCCGCCTGACCTTCAGGGCGCTGCGGTTCTCCTGGCGGCCGGCGAGCGTGACCCAATCGTCGAAACAGGGAATACGGATCTGCTGCAGTCCATCCTGGATTCCGCCGGCGCGCAGGTGACTTTGTACCGGCATCCCGGCGGACACGAACTCGGGCACGACGACCTGCTTGCCGCCCGGCGCTGGCTGGCCGGCTGGCTTGGGTCCCACGCGCAGGCAGCCGGTTAG
- a CDS encoding tetratricopeptide repeat protein, with protein sequence MLAEQPSRSTPPTSAQVRSQVHRILNSAAFADTERLRTLLSWLIEETLAGHGGHLKESLIGVGVFHREATWDPQSDALVRVQMRNLRIRMAHYYEAEGQADELLITIPRGQYVPNFDFRVEEQAVPVPARSRVRTWLIVAAASLGLACCAGWLALSWRPFGSPLTVGVLPFLNLSGDAGNEYVALGLTEELTALLARSQSLRVVSLPAFAGRDPESTVELQKRAQAAHAGYIVVGSLRHAGPQQKDAWSVTARLLDAKKGFYIWSEHLSVTVADLEAVPESFAVAILQALSLPLTESLRGQTPGKERSKKLTDAHELYLRGLYFRSRTAEGGVPKARQLFEQTVQLDPHHARAHAALGDAYLSQGFHAEASAQGYFDAARREADIALELDPGLPEAASLRGRIAMIIDWNPEAAETYLRKGLQSAPGIARTHQSYAIFLMSRARHAEAIDQISLARELDPVTMSATNDYGVILYAARRYEEALQETSQLLAVTPRSGSAHFLRGTVLSALGRHREALAELETALRTQARSSEILARYGAALARAGQPARARTTLNELARQPVVHVHRALLLTALNEPEQAIAELKQGVDAHESDMLFLDAEPAFDRLRPLAAYQQVRRSVRLAP encoded by the coding sequence ATGCTTGCCGAACAGCCATCCCGGAGCACTCCGCCCACATCCGCCCAAGTGCGGAGCCAGGTCCACCGGATCCTGAACTCGGCGGCCTTTGCCGATACGGAACGGCTGCGCACCTTGCTCTCGTGGCTGATTGAGGAAACGTTGGCGGGCCACGGCGGCCATCTCAAGGAATCATTGATCGGCGTGGGCGTTTTCCACCGCGAGGCGACCTGGGATCCGCAGTCCGACGCTTTGGTGCGGGTCCAGATGCGAAACCTGCGCATCCGGATGGCGCACTACTACGAGGCCGAAGGCCAGGCGGATGAACTGTTGATCACCATCCCCCGGGGGCAGTATGTCCCGAACTTCGATTTCCGGGTGGAGGAGCAGGCCGTCCCGGTTCCTGCCCGCTCCCGGGTGAGGACTTGGCTCATCGTGGCGGCCGCCTCCCTGGGCCTGGCCTGCTGCGCCGGATGGCTGGCTCTCTCCTGGCGCCCCTTCGGCTCGCCGCTCACTGTGGGTGTGCTGCCCTTCCTGAATCTGAGCGGAGATGCCGGGAACGAGTATGTCGCTCTCGGATTGACCGAGGAGCTGACGGCTCTGCTGGCCCGGTCGCAGTCGCTGCGCGTGGTGTCGCTGCCTGCATTTGCCGGCCGTGATCCCGAATCGACGGTGGAACTGCAGAAGCGCGCCCAGGCGGCGCATGCCGGATACATTGTCGTCGGTTCGTTGCGCCACGCCGGCCCCCAACAGAAGGACGCCTGGTCGGTCACCGCGCGGCTGCTGGATGCAAAGAAGGGTTTCTACATCTGGTCAGAGCACCTCAGCGTGACCGTCGCCGACCTCGAGGCCGTGCCGGAGTCCTTTGCCGTCGCCATTCTGCAGGCACTCTCATTGCCGCTGACAGAGTCCTTACGCGGGCAAACACCAGGAAAAGAGCGATCGAAGAAGCTGACCGATGCGCACGAACTGTACCTGCGCGGCCTGTACTTCCGGTCGAGGACGGCAGAAGGCGGTGTCCCGAAAGCCAGGCAACTCTTCGAGCAGACAGTCCAGCTGGACCCTCACCACGCGCGCGCCCACGCAGCCCTGGGCGACGCCTACCTCTCCCAGGGATTCCACGCGGAAGCCAGTGCCCAAGGCTATTTTGACGCGGCGCGCCGCGAAGCGGATATCGCCCTCGAGTTGGATCCAGGACTGCCGGAGGCGGCGTCCTTGCGGGGCCGCATCGCCATGATCATCGACTGGAATCCTGAGGCAGCGGAGACCTACCTGCGCAAGGGGCTGCAGTCGGCTCCGGGGATTGCACGGACCCACCAGTCGTACGCGATCTTTCTGATGAGCCGCGCCCGGCATGCCGAGGCGATCGACCAGATCTCTCTCGCCCGCGAGTTGGACCCGGTTACCATGAGTGCGACCAACGACTACGGCGTCATCCTGTACGCCGCCCGCCGGTATGAAGAGGCATTGCAGGAGACCAGCCAGTTGCTGGCGGTGACGCCGCGGTCCGGCAGCGCTCACTTCCTGCGCGGGACGGTGCTGTCCGCGCTGGGCCGCCACCGCGAGGCGCTGGCCGAGCTGGAAACCGCGCTTCGAACGCAGGCGCGATCTTCGGAAATCCTGGCGCGCTATGGAGCCGCGCTCGCCCGTGCGGGGCAACCCGCGCGGGCGCGGACGACCCTCAACGAGCTCGCCAGGCAGCCCGTTGTGCACGTTCACCGCGCGCTGCTGCTCACCGCGCTGAACGAGCCCGAACAGGCCATTGCGGAGTTGAAGCAGGGCGTCGACGCGCACGAGTCCGACATGCTCTTCCTGGATGCCGAACCGGCCTTCGACAGGCTTCGGCCGCTCGCAGCCTACCAGCAGGTGAGGCGCAGCGTGCGCCTGGCACCTTAA
- a CDS encoding alpha/beta fold hydrolase — MFSAFALALMLQAAPVAGWTDSYVYGNGIRIHYWHAANPGKPAMIFAHGSSDDGLCWTGLAKELTAGYDIYLVDARGHGLTDPPKVGDGADAQVEDLAAFIRELKLVKPILMGHSMGSSSVAWFSSRYPDVPKAVILEDPGLLPRRPGTPPPGSAQGTPEERIQKMIQRNNMSLEELTADCTKNSPKWGEEECRLWAPSKRRHHPATTLVATAGRPPMSEILPKITAPTLILKADAQGDLRKQNEEAAALLPKGRIVHIDGAGHNVRRENKPMALATLKEFLATLN; from the coding sequence ATGTTCTCTGCCTTTGCGCTTGCCCTGATGCTTCAGGCTGCTCCGGTGGCAGGTTGGACGGATTCGTATGTGTACGGCAATGGGATCCGTATCCACTACTGGCATGCCGCCAATCCGGGCAAGCCGGCAATGATTTTCGCTCATGGATCGTCTGATGACGGCCTTTGCTGGACTGGTCTCGCGAAGGAACTCACGGCCGGTTACGACATTTACCTGGTGGATGCGCGCGGGCACGGTCTGACCGACCCGCCCAAGGTGGGCGACGGCGCCGACGCCCAGGTGGAAGACCTGGCTGCCTTCATTCGGGAACTGAAGCTGGTGAAGCCGATTCTGATGGGCCACTCCATGGGCAGCAGTTCCGTGGCGTGGTTTTCTTCGAGGTACCCTGATGTCCCGAAGGCGGTGATCCTGGAGGATCCGGGGCTGCTGCCGCGCAGGCCGGGGACGCCGCCGCCTGGCTCGGCTCAAGGCACCCCCGAAGAACGGATTCAGAAGATGATCCAGCGCAACAACATGTCGCTGGAAGAGCTGACGGCCGACTGCACGAAGAACTCGCCCAAGTGGGGCGAGGAGGAATGCCGGTTGTGGGCGCCCTCCAAGCGGAGGCACCATCCAGCCACGACGCTGGTTGCCACGGCAGGACGTCCGCCGATGAGCGAGATCCTGCCGAAGATTACCGCGCCCACTCTGATCCTGAAGGCCGATGCACAGGGCGACCTCCGCAAGCAGAATGAGGAAGCCGCCGCGTTGCTCCCCAAGGGGAGAATTGTTCACATCGACGGCGCGGGCCACAACGTCCGGCGGGAGAACAAACCAATGGCCCTGGCCACATTGAAGGAATTCCTGGCAACCCTGAACTAA
- a CDS encoding ring-cleaving dioxygenase produces MAPSILGIHHITAIAGDPQKNIDFYTGLLGLRLVKTTVNFDDPGSYHFYYGDGVGSPGTILTFFTWPGARRGRHGTGQVTSTAFAVPLGALTYWEDRLRSANVEIQARSGRLGRPVLSFLDGDGLSIELIEAENPDPGRVWAGSSVPSETAIHGFHSATISAADAQPTIALLKETMGFRTTGEEGNRTRLEVAAGGPGQSIDILSLPAGDPGRVAVGTVHHIAWRAPDPAQQLDWLQLLDREGYSVSPVMDRTYFQSIYYREHGGVLFEIATDQPGFSVDEAVESLGSELRLPPWMEPQRSMIEQVLPPIARHQGVVA; encoded by the coding sequence ATGGCTCCCTCCATCCTCGGCATCCACCACATCACCGCGATTGCCGGTGATCCCCAAAAGAACATCGACTTCTACACCGGGCTCCTGGGGTTGCGGCTGGTCAAAACCACAGTCAATTTTGACGATCCCGGCTCGTACCACTTCTATTACGGAGACGGCGTCGGCTCGCCCGGCACCATCCTGACCTTCTTCACCTGGCCGGGTGCTCGCCGTGGGCGCCACGGCACCGGACAGGTGACCAGCACCGCCTTCGCCGTGCCCTTGGGTGCGCTGACTTACTGGGAGGATCGGCTGCGGTCCGCCAACGTCGAGATCCAGGCACGATCCGGGCGGCTGGGCCGGCCGGTCCTGTCGTTCCTTGACGGCGACGGACTGAGCATCGAGTTGATCGAAGCTGAGAATCCGGATCCTGGCCGGGTATGGGCCGGGTCCTCCGTGCCCTCGGAAACGGCAATCCACGGATTTCATAGCGCCACCATCTCCGCCGCTGACGCGCAGCCGACCATCGCGCTGCTGAAGGAGACAATGGGCTTCCGCACCACGGGCGAGGAAGGGAATCGGACAAGGCTGGAGGTCGCGGCCGGCGGCCCCGGCCAGAGCATTGACATCCTCTCCCTGCCTGCCGGTGATCCGGGACGAGTGGCCGTTGGAACCGTACACCACATCGCCTGGCGAGCGCCCGATCCCGCGCAGCAGTTGGATTGGCTGCAGCTTCTCGACCGCGAAGGCTACAGCGTTTCGCCCGTCATGGACAGGACCTATTTCCAATCGATCTACTACCGGGAGCACGGCGGCGTGCTGTTCGAAATCGCCACCGACCAACCTGGGTTTTCCGTTGATGAGGCGGTGGAGTCCCTGGGCTCCGAACTCAGGCTGCCGCCCTGGATGGAGCCTCAGCGGAGCATGATTGAACAGGTTCTGCCACCCATCGCTCGCCATCAGGGAGTGGTTGCATGA
- the fliM gene encoding flagellar motor switch protein FliM: MASDRLLSQDEIDSVFRNLQGTTNEEDPARKAQPYDFRRPDRIAKDQLRAIHLLHDNFARSLASSLSAYLRAYVMVNLISVEQLSFLEFSQCLPAPTCIVSLSMRPFDGNAVLELNPTMVFPILEMLLGGSGKTPYKVTREITEIEQSILDGLFRIILHDLREAWSPISQINFAIEAHETEPQLLQILAPNEAVVTVGMEIRIGEVAGMMNLGIPSIIIKMLRQKFDQQWSVRKSESTEEEQARILRLIKPAQLKFDARLQGPSLTVEQMLGLQPDDVVEFDFPVNRPVNLLVNGALKFNGRIVNTGRKRAFHIMADQSEE; the protein is encoded by the coding sequence ATGGCCTCGGACCGCCTGTTGAGCCAGGACGAAATCGATAGTGTATTTCGGAACCTGCAAGGGACCACGAATGAGGAGGATCCGGCACGGAAGGCGCAGCCTTACGACTTCCGCAGGCCGGACCGTATCGCCAAAGACCAGTTGCGTGCCATCCACCTGTTGCACGACAACTTCGCGCGGTCTCTGGCCTCGAGCCTATCCGCCTATCTGCGGGCGTACGTCATGGTCAACCTGATCTCGGTGGAGCAGTTGTCGTTCCTCGAGTTCTCGCAGTGCCTGCCGGCGCCAACCTGTATCGTCAGCCTCAGCATGCGCCCGTTCGACGGCAATGCCGTGTTGGAACTGAACCCCACGATGGTCTTTCCCATCCTGGAAATGCTGCTGGGCGGCAGCGGCAAGACGCCCTACAAGGTCACACGCGAGATCACGGAGATCGAACAGTCGATCCTGGACGGGCTGTTCAGGATTATCCTGCACGACCTGCGCGAAGCCTGGTCGCCGATCTCACAGATCAACTTCGCCATCGAAGCGCATGAGACAGAGCCGCAACTGCTGCAGATCTTAGCGCCCAACGAGGCGGTGGTCACCGTCGGCATGGAGATCCGCATCGGCGAAGTGGCAGGGATGATGAACCTTGGGATCCCTTCCATCATCATTAAGATGCTGCGGCAGAAGTTCGACCAGCAGTGGTCGGTGCGAAAGTCGGAGTCGACCGAGGAGGAGCAGGCGCGCATCCTGCGGCTGATCAAGCCGGCCCAACTGAAGTTCGATGCGAGGCTCCAGGGGCCGTCCCTGACCGTGGAACAGATGCTGGGGCTCCAACCAGACGATGTCGTGGAGTTTGACTTCCCGGTGAACCGGCCGGTGAATCTGCTGGTCAACGGGGCGCTCAAGTTCAATGGACGCATCGTGAACACAGGCAGAAAGCGGGCTTTTCACATCATGGCGGACCAATCTGAGGAATGA
- a CDS encoding DUF1427 family protein has product MKIAIGLLVSFLVGVGCRFFDIPVPSPPVLPGALLVVAMTLGYTATDRLLKDKAPEATTRALCGGPTGEAASENLSSLAAGNALATGDRS; this is encoded by the coding sequence ATGAAAATCGCGATTGGACTGCTTGTTTCCTTTCTGGTTGGGGTTGGATGCCGCTTCTTCGACATCCCTGTGCCCAGCCCGCCGGTGCTGCCCGGAGCTCTGCTGGTGGTAGCCATGACGCTGGGCTACACCGCCACCGATCGACTGCTGAAGGACAAGGCGCCGGAAGCCACTACGCGCGCCCTTTGCGGCGGTCCCACCGGTGAGGCTGCCTCCGAGAACCTGAGCAGTCTGGCCGCCGGCAATGCACTCGCCACCGGAGACCGGTCATGA
- a CDS encoding prolyl oligopeptidase family serine peptidase — translation MRILLVGLAVVSLLSAAEKWTVDDILLQERASGLELSRDGKVAVYVKSRVDKEKGEAVSHLYLKRLGDLEEVQLTRGNDSESSPRISPDGKRIAFLTSRKPPAAGEAPADAASGGLQVWFLNLAGGEPWSVTKFEKGVRTFEWLDNDTLLIAAPEDPSLYDQKVKERKDTSQVVDDEKHAPPVRLFRFEVKGSKSTRLTTNTDRITSVFASPDGAWAVTLHNRSLAEIYDQKVKPVTFLHDLKSGRSTQLFADGKVLPREFDWTGDSKGFYFSAPYTTHPYLYNASVNLLYYYDVAASKVTKVDVGWENGLSSGVSLTPDGFVALLANGARNRAARFTRTGDTWTRTWIDTENVHAVTVTKDGQQIVYTTSTSGEPAKWMLAKLDGARFVEPRTFLEPNSEWKKKPIAKTELVTWKGAQDEQVEGILYYPHNYTPGKKYPLVVMIHGGPHGHDPYAFNESMGYPHQLYAQRGAFLFKPNYHGSSNYGLKWGESISGGKYNDLEWIDVEKGVDALIARGIIDPDKMGVMGWSNGSIITIELTTRTTRYKVAGAGAGDVNWSSDWGNAVFGDSFEQYYLGKTPMDDPQLYIRKSPLYRMDKVKTPTIIFFGTEDKQVPTEQGWQHYRALQHYGQADVKFILFPGEAHGPRKYVHQRRKVEEELAWFDKYLFGIASDTNEALKPESALAALLKTKSLPRTPETVERGAIAIGRFEVTRGQFQAFENSYQVAPGTEAYPAGGITADQAKAYCAWLSKQTGQNYRLGTEEELGSLLTRSKSENTLDHWAGYTVNADDEARLSSLIEGMAPGSLLRPVGSFTGSGEDPLFDLGGNVAEWVTKKDGSTVALGGSADRPADSKTTTKARPDYIGLRVVRDLK, via the coding sequence ATGCGGATTCTTCTGGTTGGTCTGGCCGTGGTGTCGCTGCTTTCAGCCGCCGAGAAATGGACTGTCGACGATATACTGCTGCAGGAGCGGGCCTCCGGCCTGGAACTCTCCCGCGACGGCAAGGTGGCCGTCTATGTGAAGTCCCGTGTGGACAAGGAGAAGGGCGAGGCGGTTTCGCACCTCTACCTGAAGCGCCTGGGCGATCTCGAAGAGGTTCAGCTCACGCGGGGCAATGACAGCGAGAGCAGTCCGAGGATCTCTCCCGATGGCAAGCGGATCGCGTTCCTGACCTCGCGGAAGCCTCCGGCTGCCGGTGAAGCTCCGGCCGACGCGGCGTCGGGCGGGCTGCAGGTCTGGTTCCTGAACCTGGCCGGCGGTGAGCCCTGGTCCGTCACCAAGTTCGAGAAGGGTGTCCGCACGTTTGAGTGGCTGGACAACGATACGCTGCTGATCGCCGCGCCCGAGGATCCCTCGCTTTACGACCAGAAAGTGAAGGAGCGCAAAGACACCTCCCAGGTGGTGGACGATGAAAAGCACGCCCCGCCGGTGCGGCTGTTCCGGTTTGAGGTGAAGGGCTCGAAGTCCACCCGGCTGACGACGAATACAGACCGCATCACGTCCGTCTTCGCCTCGCCGGATGGAGCCTGGGCGGTAACGCTGCACAACCGCAGCCTGGCCGAGATCTACGACCAGAAAGTGAAGCCGGTGACGTTCCTGCACGACCTGAAGTCCGGCAGGAGTACGCAGCTCTTCGCGGATGGCAAGGTGCTGCCGCGCGAGTTCGATTGGACCGGCGACAGCAAAGGCTTCTACTTCTCCGCCCCGTACACGACGCACCCCTATCTCTACAACGCTTCGGTGAACCTGCTCTACTACTACGATGTCGCCGCGTCGAAGGTCACCAAGGTGGACGTGGGCTGGGAGAATGGGCTGAGTTCGGGCGTGAGCCTGACCCCGGACGGCTTCGTGGCGCTGCTCGCCAATGGGGCGCGGAACCGTGCGGCCCGCTTCACGCGCACGGGCGATACCTGGACCAGGACCTGGATCGACACAGAGAACGTGCATGCCGTGACGGTCACGAAGGACGGCCAGCAGATCGTCTACACCACTTCGACCTCGGGCGAACCCGCGAAGTGGATGCTGGCGAAGCTGGATGGCGCCCGCTTTGTAGAGCCCAGGACCTTTCTCGAGCCGAACTCCGAGTGGAAGAAGAAGCCCATCGCCAAGACTGAACTGGTGACGTGGAAAGGCGCCCAGGACGAGCAGGTGGAGGGGATTCTCTACTACCCGCACAATTACACACCGGGCAAGAAGTACCCGCTGGTGGTGATGATCCACGGCGGGCCGCACGGCCACGACCCCTACGCCTTTAACGAGTCGATGGGCTATCCACACCAACTGTACGCCCAACGCGGAGCGTTCCTGTTCAAGCCGAACTACCATGGCTCGTCGAATTACGGGCTGAAGTGGGGCGAGTCGATCTCCGGCGGCAAGTACAACGACCTGGAGTGGATCGACGTCGAGAAGGGTGTCGATGCCCTGATCGCGCGAGGCATCATCGATCCCGACAAGATGGGCGTGATGGGGTGGTCGAACGGGTCGATTATCACCATCGAGCTCACGACGCGCACCACGCGGTATAAAGTAGCCGGCGCCGGTGCGGGGGATGTGAACTGGTCCAGCGACTGGGGCAACGCCGTATTCGGCGATTCCTTCGAGCAGTACTACCTGGGCAAGACGCCGATGGACGATCCGCAGTTGTATATCCGCAAGTCGCCGTTGTACCGCATGGACAAGGTCAAAACGCCGACGATCATCTTCTTCGGCACGGAAGACAAGCAGGTGCCGACGGAGCAGGGCTGGCAGCACTACCGGGCGTTGCAGCACTACGGGCAGGCGGACGTGAAGTTCATCCTCTTCCCCGGTGAGGCGCACGGTCCGCGCAAGTATGTGCACCAGCGCCGCAAGGTGGAGGAGGAACTGGCCTGGTTCGACAAGTACCTTTTCGGGATCGCAAGCGACACGAATGAGGCGCTCAAGCCGGAGTCCGCCCTGGCGGCGCTGCTCAAGACAAAGAGCCTGCCGCGGACGCCGGAAACCGTCGAGCGGGGCGCGATTGCGATTGGCCGCTTCGAGGTCACTCGGGGCCAGTTCCAGGCGTTCGAGAATTCCTACCAAGTGGCTCCGGGCACCGAGGCCTATCCGGCCGGCGGCATCACGGCCGACCAGGCGAAGGCCTATTGCGCCTGGCTCTCAAAACAGACGGGGCAGAATTACCGGCTCGGCACGGAGGAGGAGTTGGGCTCGCTGCTGACCCGGTCGAAGAGCGAGAATACACTCGACCATTGGGCCGGCTATACGGTGAACGCCGACGACGAGGCGCGGCTGAGTTCGCTGATTGAAGGCATGGCTCCGGGTTCCCTGTTGCGGCCGGTGGGCAGCTTTACGGGCAGTGGGGAGGATCCGCTATTTGACCTCGGCGGCAACGTGGCGGAGTGGGTCACGAAGAAAGATGGGTCCACCGTGGCCCTGGGCGGCAGCGCCGACCGGCCCGCCGACTCAAAGACCACCACGAAGGCGCGTCCGGACTACATTGGCTTGCGGGTGGTGCGCGACCTGAAGTGA